Genomic DNA from Klebsiella variicola:
AGCATGTTTAATGGCAATACGCCGCCTGCCGGGCTGGCGGCGGAATATTACCTGACCATGGCCAGCGACAAATCGCTTTATCCGCAGGCCATCAGCGAACTGCGCCAGTACGTGGCCCAGCATCCGCAGGAGAACGCCCCGCGGGTGGCGCTGGGCAAAGCCTTAACCTGGCGGGAAGAGACCCGCCGGGAAGGGATCGCTCTGCTTGAGCCGATGGCCAGCGGCAATAAAGAGGCGGACAGCGGCTTGCGTCAGGCGCTGCTCTGGCTGGGCCCGCAGGCCGGGGATGAGCAGTATTACGATACCTGGATGCAGCGGCATCCGCAGGATAGTGAAGTCCAGAATTACTTTCGCGAACGGCGCAGCGGTCAGGCGCGCGGCCAGGGCTATGCCAATCTCAACAGCGGCAATACCGCCGCCGCGAAGCAGCAATTTGAAGAGGTGCTGCAGACCAACCCGCAGGATGCCGATGCGCTGGCGGGCATGGGTTATATCGCGCAGCGCAGCGGCGACTACCAGGCCGCGTCACAGTATTTGAGCCGGGCGGCGGATCTCGGCGGCGACGCCTCGGCGACCCGTCGTCAGCAGGCGGCCGATGCGCTGTTCTACGGCCAGCTGGCGCAGGCTCAGCAGGCTTATAAGCAGGGCAATATTAGCCAGGCGCTGGCGCTCTCCGCGCCGCTGGCGCAGCAGAGCGGGGCGCGGGGCGCCTCGGCGAAGCTGTTCCGCGCCGATGTGCTGCGGCATAACAAAGATTTGCCCCAGGCGGAGCAAACGCTACGCTCGCTGTTAAGCGACGATCCGCAGAACGCGGCGGGGCGGGAAAACCTCTATTACGTGCTGCGCGAGCAGAATAAATCCGCCGAGGCGCAGGCGATGCTGCAGACGCTCCCCCAGAGCCTGCAGCAAAAACTGCAGCCTCGGGTGGTGGCCGGTATGCCGGGCGATGCCGTGCGCCGTCAGGCCCAGGCGCAGGTCAGCAGCGGTAATCCAGGCGGCGCGATTGCCACTCTGCGCGAAGGCGTCGCCCGCTATCCGGACGATCCCTGGCTGCGCCTCGATCTGGCCCGGCTGTTGCAAAAATCGGGTAACGGTAGCGAGGCCTCTTCGCTGATGTCGGCGGCCTATCGCCCGGGCGCCAGCAACAATGCGCTGTATGCCGCCGCCCTGTTTGCCAGCGAAAACGGCGCCTGGCAGCAGGCGCAGACGCTGCTGGCGCGCATTCCCGGCGGCAGCCAGACCAGCGACATGCGCGATTTACGCCAGCGGGTGAACTACAACCTGCAGCTGGCGACCGCCGAAAACTATCTGGCGCAGGGCAACCGCACTGCCGCCAGCAATACCCTGCGGGCGATGGCCTCCACGCCGCCGAAAGCCCCGGCGGACGCCGGCAAGCTGGCGCGGCTGCTGGCCGAGAGCGGCGATCTGACTACCGCGGTCTCGCTGGTGCGCAACAATATCAGCAGCGGGGTGTCCGGCAACGCCGGTGATTACGCCGATCAGATTGCGGTGCTGAACCAGGCCGGGCTGACCGGCGAGGCGCAGAACCTGCTCAGCAATCCGCAGCTGCAGGCCAGCAGTACGCCGACGCAGCTGGCGAGCATTCGCAATGGCTATGTGATCAACGAAGCCGATCGCCTGCGTGAGCAGGGCAACTACGCCGCGGCGTATGACAAGCTGATCCGCGCCATGCAAAGCGACCCGCAGAATACCGATCTGATGTTCGCGATGGCGCGGTTGTACCAGAGCGGCAAAATGAATAAAGAGGCCGGGGTGGTTTATGACTACCTGATGACGCGCGATACGCCGAACCAGGATGCGCGCGCCGGGGCCATCGACGTGGCGCTGTCGGCGGGGAATAACGATCGCGCCGAACAGCTGGCCGGCGGCTTGCGCCAGGATAACTCCCCGGATCGCTTACTGCTGCTGGCGAGAGTCGCAGAGGCGCAGGGCCATCATCAGCAGGCGATGACCTACCTGCGTAGCGCCCGCGGCAAACTGCTGGGTATGCAAAGCACCAACAGCAGCGAAACGCCAACCGTCGGCGGGGTGCTGGCGGCGGATAACCCCTTCATCGGCGTGTCGCAAACGTCGGCGCCGACGCGAACGGCCTCCGCCTACGGGCAGTATATGCCGTGGCAGGTCGCCCAGTCGGCCGCCGCGCCCGGTTCCACGCTGCCGGGGATCCAGCGCCCCGATCTGCCAGTGGACACCGCCGAGACGCGGATGCTGCGCCAGGTGGACACCATGATGGAGTCGCTGCAGGAGAAAACCGGCAGCTGGCTGCAGGGCGGTATGGACGTGCGCGGGCGCGACGGCGAATCGGGTACCAGCAAGCTGACGGAGCTCCGGACGCCGCTGACCTGGTCTTCTTCGCCATTTGGCGATTCGCGCTTTGACTTTACCGTCACCCCGGTGTCGTTGAACGCCGGAACCGCCAGCGGCGACGCCTGGCGTCGCTACGGCGCCAACCCGCTGGCTAACGCGGTCTCCAATATGGTGAGTACCGCCACCAGCGAGCAGGCGGCGATCGCCTCGATGACCGAGGCGGAGCGGACGGCCTATTTTGCCAGCAATCCGGGGGCCGAAGCCTTAAGCGGCCTGGGCACCCTGAATGCGGCAGATTTCAATCCGACCACCAGCAGCGGGATGGAAAATCTGGCGAAGCTCGGGAGCTATGATTCGGGACAGGTCGCCAGCTATCTGGCCTCTTCCAGCCGTAAGCCGAACGTTGACCAGACCAGCGGCTCAACCGATTCGCAGAAGGCTAACGGCGTCGAGCTGGCGCTGGCGTTAAGCGGTGACGATTATCGCGTCGATATTGGCAGCACGCCGCTGGGCCAGGATCTCAATACCGTTGTCGGCGGGGTGAAATGGTCGCCTAAGCTGAGCAACTACCTGTCGCTGATCCTGACCGGCGAACGCCGCTCACTGACCGACAGCCTGCTTTCTTACGTTGGTCTGAAAGACGCCTATTCCGGTAAAACCTGGGGGCAGGTGACGAAAAACGGCGGCACCCTGCAGCTGAGCTATGACGACGGCGACGCGGGCTTCTATGTCGGCGGTGGCGGATACAGCTATCTGGGGCAGAACGTCGCCAGCAACACCAGCATTAACGCCAATGCCGGGGTCTATCTGCGGCCCTATCATGACGAATACCGCCAGTTACAGACCGGGTTGAGCATGAGCTATATGGATTATTCCAAGAACCTCAGCTACTTCACCTATGGCCAGGGGGGCTACTTTAGCCCGCAAAACTATGTCAGCGTGTCGCTGCCGGTCAGTCTGACGGAGAAATATGATAACTGGACCATGAAGCTTGGCGGCTCGGTGGGCTACCAGTCTTACAGTCAGGATAAGAGCGCCTATTTCCCGACCAATTCGGAGTGGCAGCAGACCCTGGAGACGGCGGTGAGCAATGGGTTTGCCAAGGAAGCCTACTATTCCGCGACCTCGAAGAGCGGCATCGGCTATACCCTGCGCGCCGGGGCGGACTACAAGGTTAACAAACAGATGACGCTGGGGGGCCAGATTGGCTATGACACCTTCGGGGATTATAACGAAAGCACCGCCGGGCTCTATATCCGCTATATGTTGGGAGATCATTGATGATGACGGAGAACAATAACCCGGTGGTCACGACCTGGTTCCAGCAGCAGCAGACGCCTGCCGGATGGTTCGATCTGTTGGTTATTATGGTCGAAGGTATGTTAAATAATGCCGGCGAGCTGGAAAGCCAGCCCTTCCTGCGTCAGATGGGCGCCTCGCTGGCGGAGACCCATCCGCTGCCGGCGTCGGAGACGGTGGGAGAGCTGGAGGCGAATATCAACCGGCTGCTGACCCATTTCCACTGGGGCGTGGTGACGATTGATGTCGGTGAGGATGGCCTGCGCCTGCGCCATCAGGCGTTGCCGGTCAGCCGGGACGACGCGGGACGCGTGCGCTGGTGCAACGCGTTCTGTGCCATACTGGAGGGGTTATATTCTCGCTGGCTGCAGAGTCAGGGAGGCAGTGCTCATGTCGTTTTACAACGTGAGCGGGTGTTCTCTGTCTCTGACGTTCAGTTTCTTTACTACCATCCATAATGAGTGAATGTATGCCCCTGCGTGCTTTAGTGGCGGTGATAGTGACAACGGCAGTGATGCTGGTGCCCCGGGCGTGGGCGGATACGGCCTGGGAGCGCTATAAGGCCCGTTTTATGATGCCGGACGGCCGTATCATTGATACCGCCAATGGCAATGTGTCGCATACGGAAGGTCAGGGCTTTGCCATGCTCCTGGCGGTGGCGAATAACGATCGCCCGGCGTTCGACAAGCTGTGGCAGTGGACGGACAGCACCCTGCGCGATAAGTCTAACGGGCTGTTTTACTGGCGTTATAACCCGGTGGCACCGGACCCTATCGCCGATAAAAACAACGCCTCTGATGGCGATACGCTGATCGCCTGGGCGCTGTTGCGTGCGCAAAAGCAGTGGCAGGACAAGCGCTACGCGATTGCCTCGGATGCCATCACCGCCTCCCTGCTGAAATATACGGTGGTGACCTTCGCCGGTCGTCAGGTGATGCTCCCGGGCGTGAAAGGGTTCAATCTCAACGACCATCTGAACCTTAATCCCTCCTATTTCATCTTTCCGGCCTGGCGCGCCTTCGCGGAGCGGACGCATCTGACCGCCTGGCGGACATTGCAGACCGACGGACAGGCGCTGCTGGGGCAGATGGGGTGGGGGAAATTACACCTGCCCAGCGACTGGGTGGCGCTGCGGGCGGATGGCAAGATGCTGCCAGCCAAAGAGTGGCCGCCGCGGATGAGTTTCGATGCGATTCGTATCCCGCTGTATCTCTCGTGGGCCGATCCGCAAAGCGCTTTGCTCGCGCCGTGGAAGGCCTGGATGCAGAGTTACCCGCGTCTGCAAACCCCGGCGTGGATCAACGTCAGCACCAACGAGGTGGCCCCCTGGTATATGGCCGGCGGTCTGCTGGCGGTGCGCGATCTGACGCTGGGTGAACCGCAGGAGGCGCCGCAGATTGACGACAAGGATGATTATTACTCTGCCAGCCTCAAGCAGTTGGTCTGGCTGGCGAAACAGGATCAGCGTTAGAGACGGTGATTGATTTGCCGCCTTCCCCGCCCGTAGGCATGCGGGTGGGGAAGGGAGAATGGGAACGTCTCACGATGTAAGGCCGCCAGTTTGGGCGGCCTTGTCGCTTATTGCGGATAAGGCACCCAGCTACCGCCATTCAGCTGGACATAAGGCTTGCCCTGATACTGGATGACGATGGCGTTGGCGTTTTCGGACACCGCTGCGCTCTGCGGCAGGTTTGCGACATACTGCTGCCAGTTGACGCTGTCCTCGCTGAACATTTTGCCGTCGAGGGCACGCACCACCAGCTCCGACACCGCCAGGTAACTGCTGGGCTGATCGATGATAATCGGCGCCCCTTCATGCGGCGCTTTCATGCCGAAGAATTTTACCGCCGTCGGGACGTTAGTGATCGACGGGCTCGGGATATCCCGCAGGCCAGAGACCTGCATCTTATCGCCCTTCAGCGCGCCGCCGTGTTCCGGCACCACCACCACCATCACTTTCCGCCCCGATTTCTCCAGCTCGGTGAAGAAGTTATCCAGGTCATCAAACAGCTTCTGCGCCCGCACTTTGTAGTCTGCGGTTTTGCTTTGCCCCGGGAA
This window encodes:
- a CDS encoding cellulose biosynthesis protein BcsC, with translation MKRKITITMKTSRRLTTFCLTGALTLGASGGALAAGNDAALQALFAQANYWHEKSHDELAMESLQKVLSVDANNTQALYLMALWSQQGGDMQAAAQWRARLAKAAPDSPGLQDLDNAKKMSQVPQGQLSLARQQARGGNIPGALATWRSMFNGNTPPAGLAAEYYLTMASDKSLYPQAISELRQYVAQHPQENAPRVALGKALTWREETRREGIALLEPMASGNKEADSGLRQALLWLGPQAGDEQYYDTWMQRHPQDSEVQNYFRERRSGQARGQGYANLNSGNTAAAKQQFEEVLQTNPQDADALAGMGYIAQRSGDYQAASQYLSRAADLGGDASATRRQQAADALFYGQLAQAQQAYKQGNISQALALSAPLAQQSGARGASAKLFRADVLRHNKDLPQAEQTLRSLLSDDPQNAAGRENLYYVLREQNKSAEAQAMLQTLPQSLQQKLQPRVVAGMPGDAVRRQAQAQVSSGNPGGAIATLREGVARYPDDPWLRLDLARLLQKSGNGSEASSLMSAAYRPGASNNALYAAALFASENGAWQQAQTLLARIPGGSQTSDMRDLRQRVNYNLQLATAENYLAQGNRTAASNTLRAMASTPPKAPADAGKLARLLAESGDLTTAVSLVRNNISSGVSGNAGDYADQIAVLNQAGLTGEAQNLLSNPQLQASSTPTQLASIRNGYVINEADRLREQGNYAAAYDKLIRAMQSDPQNTDLMFAMARLYQSGKMNKEAGVVYDYLMTRDTPNQDARAGAIDVALSAGNNDRAEQLAGGLRQDNSPDRLLLLARVAEAQGHHQQAMTYLRSARGKLLGMQSTNSSETPTVGGVLAADNPFIGVSQTSAPTRTASAYGQYMPWQVAQSAAAPGSTLPGIQRPDLPVDTAETRMLRQVDTMMESLQEKTGSWLQGGMDVRGRDGESGTSKLTELRTPLTWSSSPFGDSRFDFTVTPVSLNAGTASGDAWRRYGANPLANAVSNMVSTATSEQAAIASMTEAERTAYFASNPGAEALSGLGTLNAADFNPTTSSGMENLAKLGSYDSGQVASYLASSSRKPNVDQTSGSTDSQKANGVELALALSGDDYRVDIGSTPLGQDLNTVVGGVKWSPKLSNYLSLILTGERRSLTDSLLSYVGLKDAYSGKTWGQVTKNGGTLQLSYDDGDAGFYVGGGGYSYLGQNVASNTSINANAGVYLRPYHDEYRQLQTGLSMSYMDYSKNLSYFTYGQGGYFSPQNYVSVSLPVSLTEKYDNWTMKLGGSVGYQSYSQDKSAYFPTNSEWQQTLETAVSNGFAKEAYYSATSKSGIGYTLRAGADYKVNKQMTLGGQIGYDTFGDYNESTAGLYIRYMLGDH
- the bcsD gene encoding cellulose biosynthesis protein BcsD, translated to MMTENNNPVVTTWFQQQQTPAGWFDLLVIMVEGMLNNAGELESQPFLRQMGASLAETHPLPASETVGELEANINRLLTHFHWGVVTIDVGEDGLRLRHQALPVSRDDAGRVRWCNAFCAILEGLYSRWLQSQGGSAHVVLQRERVFSVSDVQFLYYHP
- a CDS encoding glycosyl hydrolase family 8, yielding MPLRALVAVIVTTAVMLVPRAWADTAWERYKARFMMPDGRIIDTANGNVSHTEGQGFAMLLAVANNDRPAFDKLWQWTDSTLRDKSNGLFYWRYNPVAPDPIADKNNASDGDTLIAWALLRAQKQWQDKRYAIASDAITASLLKYTVVTFAGRQVMLPGVKGFNLNDHLNLNPSYFIFPAWRAFAERTHLTAWRTLQTDGQALLGQMGWGKLHLPSDWVALRADGKMLPAKEWPPRMSFDAIRIPLYLSWADPQSALLAPWKAWMQSYPRLQTPAWINVSTNEVAPWYMAGGLLAVRDLTLGEPQEAPQIDDKDDYYSASLKQLVWLAKQDQR